A window of the Borrelia parkeri genome harbors these coding sequences:
- a CDS encoding single-stranded DNA-binding protein: protein MMRRVLVFDINSLSMSGRLTRDCELNYTSNSLPILKFTLANNRGVRRRSSWESQAQFFDCVIFGSKAESLAVLLKRGVQVVLSGSLAYENWRDKRTGEGKSKYSILVNDIQILNSSVKKQETNDSQSQDEFYEDIPF, encoded by the coding sequence ATGATGAGGAGAGTTCTGGTGTTTGATATTAACTCTTTAAGTATGTCTGGTCGTTTAACAAGAGACTGTGAGCTTAATTATACTAGTAATAGTCTTCCTATATTAAAATTTACTCTGGCTAATAATAGAGGTGTTAGGAGGCGTAGTTCATGGGAGAGCCAAGCACAATTTTTTGACTGTGTGATTTTTGGCTCTAAAGCTGAGAGTCTTGCTGTTTTGCTTAAACGAGGGGTTCAAGTTGTACTTAGTGGATCCCTCGCTTATGAGAATTGGAGAGATAAGCGTACAGGTGAGGGGAAGAGTAAATACAGTATTTTGGTAAATGATATTCAAATCTTAAACTCATCTGTTAAAAAACAAGAGACTAATGATTCTCAGTCTCAAGATGAGTTTTATGAAGATATTCCTTTTTAG